A region of the Candidatus Poribacteria bacterium genome:
TAGCTCCATGGCGAACGTCCCGAACTCGTCTACCTCTCTGGAAAACACGACCAGGAGATCTACATCGGACGATTCCCCCTTTTCCACCTCGTCCATCCCCGTGACTTTTCCGAACTTCCCCAGATGACGTTCCAGCCATGTCTTCCTGCCCGTATGACCTCCCAGCTCCTCTTTCCCCGCTCTGACCCGGAGCGTTCCCTCCTCGACCTTCACCTCCAGGCCGGTCTCAACTTCGGGCATCAGGGAGGCCATCCCCAGCTCGGTCACGCTCGGCAGAGCTGCCAGGGCGCAGCTCAAAGCGATTTTGAGTTCGTCGCGAGCCAGCAGATCCCTCAAATGCCTCGCCAGGTCATACCTCAGCGCGTCCACCAGAAACACGGCCGTCCTCCGTCCTTTGGAGACGAACCCCTTCCAGAAACCGATCTGTGTGATCTCCCAACCTTCGCGGCTTACCACCTCAGCAAAGGCACGGTTCACCCTATCCAGATAAACCCCATAGGCCCGCCATGCCGGATGAGCTATGCGAGCTTTCTCCTCCTGGCTCAAATCATCCGCCTTAACCGCCAGCTCCAGAGCCCACAGATCCAGTCTCCACCACCCTTCATCCTCGGTGTAACGTCGGACGAAGCCATCACGATCGGTTATCCCCTCCACCTCCTCAACAGCTTGAAGACAACCCTGGTGGAGCTTAACGGCTATCGTTATCGGCTCCCAGAATGGAGCTGAGCCCGACCTGGACCAGAAATATCCCCGCCGTTCCTCGGAGATCCTGAGGAGTGAGGAGGCTTTCTCACCGAAGTTGGACCCGTGGGGATCGAGGCTTCGAAGCAACTCTTTCCGCCATAGCTCATCTATGACAGGGAAGGTCTCCGCGTTTAACAGTTCCTCGCTCACGGTGAGGAGGGATCCCAAATCGTATTCCCGCTCAACCTCTCTCGCCGCTTTGAGATATACCTCTCGGAGGTCCTCACGCCTTCTCCATCTTTCAACCAACGCGGCAACGGATGAGAGTCTGTCCTCGGAGGGAAGGATCTCCGAAAATCTGGAGATCAGCGATGGGAGAACTTCCGTCAGCTCGGAGAGCAACAAGCCCGCTTGAAGCCTACACCGCAGGGTTTCCTCGTCCTCAGGCATCTCCCTCCATCCCATCCATCCCTTTATCCGCTCCCTCCAGATCTCCCACAACCCCACCTTCTCCAGAGCCTCTCGATCGCACTGACCGCCGAGGAACTCAAGTATCGCCTCCTCCATCTCCCATTTATCCATCTTGAAGGCGATGGCCAGCAGAGCG
Encoded here:
- a CDS encoding PglZ domain-containing protein, which gives rise to MLIRWLSEILDEALRRQGDSGIVVWYDAGDTLRELAEKAIPEDARLLRFDGSYLALRFELEGEDPRFEGRWIIHVPEPPPSEGWLRDWELMGERLELDLLELLCRKAGLYASPLIRSLLRDIPDNSRRLAMGWDRLIGDKPLTEAILLDALLAIAFKMDKWEMEEAILEFLGGQCDREALEKVGLWEIWRERIKGWMGWREMPEDEETLRCRLQAGLLLSELTEVLPSLISRFSEILPSEDRLSSVAALVERWRRREDLREVYLKAAREVEREYDLGSLLTVSEELLNAETFPVIDELWRKELLRSLDPHGSNFGEKASSLLRISEERRGYFWSRSGSAPFWEPITIAVKLHQGCLQAVEEVEGITDRDGFVRRYTEDEGWWRLDLWALELAVKADDLSQEEKARIAHPAWRAYGVYLDRVNRAFAEVVSREGWEITQIGFWKGFVSKGRRTAVFLVDALRYDLARHLRDLLARDELKIALSCALAALPSVTELGMASLMPEVETGLEVKVEEGTLRVRAGKEELGGHTGRKTWLERHLGKFGKVTGMDEVEKGESSDVDLLVVFSREVDEFGTFAMELYPEGILGMVERIARSIRFLKGKGFERFVVTSDHGFLFLPPEVKPSMMEAPKAYLRKRRFTVGGEAKGCLVKRADELGLKGSELFSFPKGLAVFAVQGEVGRFLHGGLSLQESVIPVLVAEVERMAKKVSVSMDVPEPLTSRLAVVTVRAEEWDLFAKPRRVVVEINGKRSEPQELNQNSRRVTFTLSWLSFDENPPSEVTIRLIDADTGEIIEERKIAVNLIV